In Engraulis encrasicolus isolate BLACKSEA-1 chromosome 24, IST_EnEncr_1.0, whole genome shotgun sequence, a single genomic region encodes these proteins:
- the LOC134440846 gene encoding zinc transporter ZIP9 isoform X1, with translation MDGALAIVLISLAMFVGCFLLGMIPVLFRLSEQKLRFVSVFGAGLLCGTALAVIIPEGVELMEESWKASMCFNLSGSEVSSSSSSSPDVSSRTGLPPNFLIGVSLVIGFTLMFVVDQIGTYCSIHDPQTGMSNSTSVTATLGLVIHAATDGIALGAAVASSQVSVQVIVFFAVILHKAPAAFGLVTFLMHAGVQRRVVQKHLLAFSAAAPVLAITTYFILHATGGASWPSAVGIGMLFSAGTFLYVAMVHVLPEINSRGHHHPNGMQQHSGTPAYQQGGLGILESLLLISGTALPTLLTLGLHDD, from the exons ATGGACGGTGCACTTGCAATTGTTTTGATATCCCTGGCTATGTTCGTAGGATGTTTCCTCCTCGGCATGATACCCGTTTTGTTCCGACTTTCAGAG CAAAAGTTGCGGTTCGTGTCAGTATTCGGGGCTGGGCTGCTATGTGGCACTGCACTGGCCGTTATCATTCCAGAAGGGGTGGAGCTGATGGAGGAGTCGTGGAAGG CCTCTATGTGCTTCAACTTGTCAGGCAGTGAagtcagctccagctccagctccagccccgaCGTGAGCTCCAGGACTGGCCTGCCGCCTAACTTCCTGATCGGAGTGTCTCTGGTTATAGGCTTCACCCTGATGTTTGTGGTGGACCAGATTGGCACTTACTGCTCCATACATG ATCCTCAGACTGGCATGTCAAACAGCACCAGTGTCACCGCCACCTTAGGACTGGTCATCCACGCTGCAA cggatgGCATTGCCCTAGGTGCTGCTGTGGCCTCCTCCCAAGTGTCTGTGCAGGTCATTGTCTTCTTTGCAGTTATTCTGCACAAG GCTCCTGCGGCGTTTGGGCTGGTGACGTTCCTCATGCATGCTGGTGTCCAGAGGAGGGTGGTCCAGAAGCACCTGCTGGCCTTCTCAGCAGCGGCTCCAGTCCTGGCCATCACCACCTACTTCATCCTCCACGCA ACTGGAGGAGCTTCTTGGCCGAGTGCCGTTGGCATCGGAATGTTGTTCTCGGCCGGCACGTTCCTGTATGTGGCCATGGTACATGTGCTACCGGAGATCAACAGCAGAGGGCACCACCACCCCAATGGTATGCAGCAGCATTCAGGAACGCCAGCCTACCAGCAGGGGGGGCTAGGGATCCTCGAAAGCCTCCTTCTCATCAGTGGAACCGCTTTGCCTACTCTGCTGACCCTGGGACTTCATGATGACTGA
- the LOC134440846 gene encoding zinc transporter ZIP9 isoform X2 produces the protein MFPPRHDTRFVPTFRASMCFNLSGSEVSSSSSSSPDVSSRTGLPPNFLIGVSLVIGFTLMFVVDQIGTYCSIHDPQTGMSNSTSVTATLGLVIHAATDGIALGAAVASSQVSVQVIVFFAVILHKAPAAFGLVTFLMHAGVQRRVVQKHLLAFSAAAPVLAITTYFILHATGGASWPSAVGIGMLFSAGTFLYVAMVHVLPEINSRGHHHPNGMQQHSGTPAYQQGGLGILESLLLISGTALPTLLTLGLHDD, from the exons ATGTTTCCTCCTCGGCATGATACCCGTTTTGTTCCGACTTTCAGAG CCTCTATGTGCTTCAACTTGTCAGGCAGTGAagtcagctccagctccagctccagccccgaCGTGAGCTCCAGGACTGGCCTGCCGCCTAACTTCCTGATCGGAGTGTCTCTGGTTATAGGCTTCACCCTGATGTTTGTGGTGGACCAGATTGGCACTTACTGCTCCATACATG ATCCTCAGACTGGCATGTCAAACAGCACCAGTGTCACCGCCACCTTAGGACTGGTCATCCACGCTGCAA cggatgGCATTGCCCTAGGTGCTGCTGTGGCCTCCTCCCAAGTGTCTGTGCAGGTCATTGTCTTCTTTGCAGTTATTCTGCACAAG GCTCCTGCGGCGTTTGGGCTGGTGACGTTCCTCATGCATGCTGGTGTCCAGAGGAGGGTGGTCCAGAAGCACCTGCTGGCCTTCTCAGCAGCGGCTCCAGTCCTGGCCATCACCACCTACTTCATCCTCCACGCA ACTGGAGGAGCTTCTTGGCCGAGTGCCGTTGGCATCGGAATGTTGTTCTCGGCCGGCACGTTCCTGTATGTGGCCATGGTACATGTGCTACCGGAGATCAACAGCAGAGGGCACCACCACCCCAATGGTATGCAGCAGCATTCAGGAACGCCAGCCTACCAGCAGGGGGGGCTAGGGATCCTCGAAAGCCTCCTTCTCATCAGTGGAACCGCTTTGCCTACTCTGCTGACCCTGGGACTTCATGATGACTGA
- the LOC134441723 gene encoding coiled-coil domain-containing protein 177, with protein sequence MEDIRPPSPLLHLDLNNFDVPEAEKCRYVLTSPRSLQSCAKLGVKPVELLFKSLPEFMDEHKGMPLGSLRTLYDAHERERLRLLRLCREERNRLMERGGGIGAAIKQVPSALETVLEQRSDDQSTASKTPKATNGAQQKALRDKSAGILNGRRSVSFSEINKSFIGGSGDQHSQTTVSKFEGSRSNQARPQMGHYSTSTVSLGDLHHSQATERQMEQLTRDIQSKMSITVPSKDRKIAALMLVRREDELSRQQLSVWEERHRHEEQRHQEEQRLHTERLRKKELLRRIRRWQEDVEARRKRRMREEVQQAEMREQEMARHEERWRRLAQEKEARRKERMEAARREAEDRKISQERLLHDRERQEMQDRESETRLAQRREQRARRARRSQEHQERRRLQQDNFREQLRHVMQQRETQEQSQLEEEARRSLLEQKLLRSGQNRASLLQRRIQELQFRAAREAEQLREAQQRAGWHRRQLVRDKKVLAQLGQQRAQQAEQRAHVQRSNRVTQLRQENRRKEQWHRQLRQRVRQQQEREQEMRQRAAAEKERRCERLSQRRQELQKESRRVAEASFRMRERVREQASPKSFHKMALEAQLYSSMSKLKL encoded by the exons ATGGAGGACATTAGACCACCGTCACCACTCCTCCATTTGGATCTTAATAACTTTGACGTACCAGAAGCTGAAAAATGTAGATATGTACTAACTAGTCCTCGCTCGCTTCAGTCGTGCGCAAAATTGGGCGTAAAGCCCGTGGAGCTCCTATTCAAGTCACTCCCCGAGTTTATGGATGAACACAAAGGCATGCCTTTAGGATCACTCAGGACATTATACGATGCCCACGAACGAGAGCGGCTTCGACTTTTGCGTCTCTGCCGAGAAGAGCGAAACAGActtatggagagaggaggaggcattGGCGCGGCCATAAAACAAGTTCCTTCTGCCCTAGAAACGGTTCTGGAGCAAAGGTCAGACGACCAAAGCACTGCCAGTAAAACACCAAAGGCCACCAATGGCGCGCAACAGAAAGCGCTGCGAGACAAGTCTGCTGGTATTTTGAACGGACGGAGGTCGGTGAGCTTCAGTGAAATTAACAAGTCGTTCATAGGGGGCAGCGGGGACCAGCACTCGCAAACAACAGTCTCAAAGTTTGAGGGCAGCAGAAGCAACCAGGCTAGGCCCCAGATGGGCCACTACAGCACCTCCACCGTCAGCTTGGGGGACCTGCACCACTCCCAGGCCACGGAGAGGCAGATGGAGCAACTGACCAGGGACATCCAGAGCAAGATGAGCATCACCGTGCCCAGCAAGGACCGCAAGATCGCCGCGCTCATGCTGGTGCGGCGCGAGGACGAGCTCTCGCGGCAGCAGCTGAGCGTATGGGAGGAGAGGCACCGGCACGAGGAGCAGAGGCACCAGGAGGAGCAGCGCCTCCACACCGAGCGCTTGCGCAAGAAGGAGCTGCTGCGCCGCATCCGGCGCTGGCAGGAGGACGTGGAGGCacgcaggaagaggaggatgcgCGAGGAG GTGCAGCAGGCCGAGATGCGTGAGCAGGAGATGGCACGGCACGAGGAGCGCTGGCGGCGACTCGCCCAGGAGAAGGAGGCGCGCAGGAAAGAGCGCATGGAGGCCGCCCGGCGCGAGGCAGAGGACCGCAAGATCTCCCAGGAGCGCCTCCTCCACGACCGCGAGAGGCAGGAGATGCAGGACCGCGAGAGCGAGACTCGGCTGGCCCAGCGCCGGGAGCAGAGGGCACGCCGCGCACGCAGGAGCCAGGAGCACCAGGAACGCCGACGCTTGCAGCAGGACAACTTCCGAGAGCAGCTGCGGCACGTCATGCAGCAGAGGGAGACGCAGGAGCAGagccagctggaggaggaggcccGGAGGAGCCTCCTGGAGCAGAAGCTGCTGCGCTCGGGCCAGAACCGGGCCAGCCTCCTGCAGCGCCGCATCCAGGAGCTCCAGTTCCGGGCCGCCCGCGAGGCCGAGCAGCTACGCGAGGCCCAGCAGCGCGCCGGCTGGCACCGGAGGCAGCTGGTGAGGGACAAGAAGGTGCTGGCGCAGCTGGGCCAGCAGAGGGCGCAGCAGGCGGAGCAGCGGGCGCACGTGCAGCGCAGCAATCGGGTGACGCAGCTGCGGCAGGAGAACCGCCGGAAGGAGCAGTGGCACCGGCAGCTGCGGCAGCGCGTCCGGCAGCAGCAGGAGCGGGAGCAGGAGATGAGGCAGAGGGCCGCCGccgagaaggagaggaggtgcGAGCGGCTCAGCCAGAGGAGGCAGGAGCTGCAGAAGGAGAGCCGGCGCGTGGCGGAGGCCTCCTTCCGCATGAGGGAGCGCGTCAGGGAGCAGGCGTCGCCCAAGTCCTTCCACAAGATGGCTCTGGAGGCCCAACTCTATTCCTCTATGAGTAAACTCAAGCTGTGA